A segment of the Leptolyngbya sp. NIES-3755 genome:
GATCGAGTGGATGAACTATCTCAGCAGCAAAATCGGAAGCTGTATCTGATTGCAGAAAGTGATCTCAATGATCCGAAGCTGATTCGACCTAAGAAAGCGAATGGTTTTGGTTTAGATGCACAGTGGAGCGATGATTTTCATCATGCTTTACATGCACTATTGACCGGAACAAACATTGGCTACTATCAAGACTTTGGAAGCTGTGAAGATTTAGCTAAAGCTTACCGAGATACATTCGTCTATGACTGGAAGTATGCGCCACATCGTGAGAGATTTCATGGTATATCTGCATTAGATTGTCCGATGTCTCAGTTTGTGGTGTGTATTCAAAACCATGATCAGATTGGCAATCAGATGTTAGGTGAGCGACTTGCTGATTTGATTTCATTTGAAGGCTTGAAGTTAGCAGCAGGAGCGGTGATTCTTTCGCCTTACATTCCATTGTTATTCATGGGCGAAGAATACGGTGAAGAAGTGCCATTTACTTATTTTGTCAGCCATTCTGATCCAGATTTGATTCGGATGGTTCGCCAAGGAAGAAAGCAAGAATTTAAACACTTCCATTACGACGGTGAACCGCCTGATCCAGAAGCAAAAGAAACCTTTCAATCCTGTATTTTGCAGTGGGAAAGACATCAGGAAGGCAAACATAAAACATTGTGGCAGTTCTATCAGAAATTGCTCGAAATGCGTCGATCGATGCCTGCATTTGTGAATCGCGATCGTAATTCGATTTCAGCTTGTGCAGAAGAGGATAAAAAGCTCATTTGGGTTGAGCGATCGAGTGCAGAACAAACCTTATTAACCCTGATGAGTTTCAATCAATCTGAGCAATCCTTTGAATTTCCTGAAGGACAGTGGCGCAAAATATTCGATTCATCTGATCAACAGTGGATGGGTCAAGGTGCGATTTCTCCAGAAAAGGGATCTCATGGCGAGACTGGACAAGTGAATGCACAAAGTTTTGTGATTTATGAACGCGCATAATTGAGGATTTATGAGAACTCCAGTCACCACTTATCGAATTCAGTTTCATCAGGGATTCCCCTTTGAAGCCGCGACTAAAATTGTTGGATATTTGTCAAAGCTTGGAATTTCTGATTTGTATGCCTCGCCAATCTTTAAGGCGAAAGCAGGCAGTACTCATGGATATGATGTCGTTGATCCGACTCAGCTTAACCCTGAGTTAGGAACTTCCGAAGTTTTTGAGCAATTAATTCAGAAAATCCAGCAGCATCAAATGGGCTGGGTACAGGATATTGTGCCGAATCACATGTCTTACGATCGAGATAATCGCTATCTGATGGATGTTCTCGAAAATGGTCTTGATTCGGACTATACTCAGTTCTTTGATTTAGCTTGGAATTCTCCGTTTAGAAGCAGTCAAGCTCCGATTTTGGCTCCATTATTGGGCGATTTCTATGGGTCTTGTTTAGAGAACGGTGATATTCAGCTTCAATACAGTCAAGACGGATTAACGGTTAATTACTACGCGCTTCGAGTGCCCTTAAGACTCGAATCTTATTCAATCTTTCTCACTCATGATTTAGGGAAACTGGCAAAGACTTTAGGAAGACGACATCCTGATTTTGTTAAGCTGCTTGCTGTTCTTTACATGCTGAGAAGTTTGCCAACTGAATCGGGTGGTAAACAGAGAAAAGACCAAGCTGAATTTGTCAAAGGATTGCTCTGGGAACTGAATGAAGGAAATCCTGAAGTCAAAGCGTTTATTGATGAAAATATCAAATTCTTCAATGGAGAAGCAGGAAAGCCACAAAGTGTAGATTGGTTAGATAAGCTGTTATCTGAGCAGTTTTTCCGCTTGTCTTATTGGAAAGTGGGAGCCGAAGAAATCAATTATCGTAGATTCTTTACAGTAAACGAATTGATTTCTGTGAGAATTGAAGATCTTAAAGTTTTCAATCATACGCATGAGTTGATCG
Coding sequences within it:
- a CDS encoding maltooligosyltrehalose trehalohydrolase (similar to AA sequence:cyanobase_aa:LBDG_51030) — translated: MKVGAWYLGDGRAEFTVWAPRSQNVTLELPDRSIELSQKDQGYWSAIVSDIKPGTQYRYRLEDGQAYPDPASLFQPLGVHEASALVDHQFEWHDSDWSGIALEDMVIYELHVGTFTPEGTFEAIIPRLQTLKELGITAIELMPIAQFPGDSKTDDPKAYRNWGYDGTYPYAAQNSYGGVQGLKKLVDACHQHGISVVLDVVYNHFGPEGTYIHQFGDYFTETYKTPWGKAINYDDAHSHCVRSYFLENALYWLRDFHIDALRLDAVQAIYDLGARHFLSELADRVDELSQQQNRKLYLIAESDLNDPKLIRPKKANGFGLDAQWSDDFHHALHALLTGTNIGYYQDFGSCEDLAKAYRDTFVYDWKYAPHRERFHGISALDCPMSQFVVCIQNHDQIGNQMLGERLADLISFEGLKLAAGAVILSPYIPLLFMGEEYGEEVPFTYFVSHSDPDLIRMVRQGRKQEFKHFHYDGEPPDPEAKETFQSCILQWERHQEGKHKTLWQFYQKLLEMRRSMPAFVNRDRNSISACAEEDKKLIWVERSSAEQTLLTLMSFNQSEQSFEFPEGQWRKIFDSSDQQWMGQGAISPEKGSHGETGQVNAQSFVIYERA